From the Pyramidobacter porci genome, one window contains:
- a CDS encoding DUF362 domain-containing protein — MTDVYVVKGADPAEIAYEAIDKVFREDSSALSVLLKVNTGFKGPAASGLCTHPEAVRGLIRFFKERGTKKVYVGDSSIVGTDSIEALKSAGIWDVCREEGVECLNLDDSGMAEREIPAPVMVERLKLSKLTFEVDRVVSVPVMKTHMYAGATLSIKNMKGCLYQRDKTRLHRIFKPLPENARGKCLDYGIMDLAKICYADYALVDGFVAMEGFGPSGGSRVDLGLVVASQSPAAADLVCLRLMGMEPGDALHIDLVRENKGLKFEDIRVFPADYRKWGRRFVRAGEQDLRLSFSNFRVVDRGACSACHAAVLQFFRYHHGDFPDRKLITLACGRDLQDEDLRNGGEIVLVGNCAARFRERFPFCKGCPPVPSQIARTIAGGRTFDD; from the coding sequence ATGACCGACGTTTATGTCGTCAAAGGCGCCGACCCCGCGGAAATCGCTTACGAGGCGATCGACAAGGTCTTTAGGGAGGATTCGTCCGCTCTGTCGGTGCTGCTCAAGGTGAACACGGGATTCAAAGGACCGGCGGCAAGCGGGCTGTGCACGCATCCTGAGGCGGTGCGCGGACTGATCCGTTTTTTCAAGGAGCGCGGCACGAAAAAAGTTTACGTCGGCGACAGTTCCATCGTCGGCACCGACAGCATTGAAGCGCTGAAGAGCGCCGGTATTTGGGACGTGTGCCGGGAGGAAGGCGTGGAATGTCTGAATCTCGATGATTCGGGCATGGCCGAGCGCGAAATTCCCGCGCCGGTCATGGTGGAGAGGTTGAAGCTGTCGAAACTGACTTTCGAAGTGGATCGCGTCGTTTCCGTGCCGGTGATGAAAACGCATATGTACGCCGGCGCCACGTTGAGCATCAAAAACATGAAGGGCTGTCTGTACCAGCGCGACAAGACGCGACTGCACCGCATTTTCAAGCCGTTGCCGGAGAATGCGCGCGGAAAATGTCTCGATTACGGGATTATGGATCTGGCCAAAATATGCTATGCTGATTACGCGCTCGTCGACGGTTTCGTTGCTATGGAAGGCTTCGGCCCCTCGGGAGGTTCGCGCGTGGACCTGGGGCTGGTCGTCGCCTCCCAGTCGCCGGCTGCCGCCGATCTGGTCTGCCTGCGGCTGATGGGCATGGAGCCCGGCGACGCGCTGCACATCGACCTGGTGCGCGAAAACAAGGGGTTAAAATTCGAGGACATCAGGGTTTTCCCTGCCGATTACCGGAAATGGGGAAGACGTTTTGTGCGCGCCGGCGAACAGGATCTGCGCCTCTCGTTTTCCAATTTCCGCGTTGTCGACCGCGGCGCGTGCAGCGCCTGCCACGCGGCTGTCCTGCAATTCTTCCGCTACCATCACGGCGACTTCCCCGACCGAAAGCTGATCACGCTGGCCTGCGGACGCGACCTGCAGGACGAGGATCTGCGAAACGGCGGCGAGATCGTGCTCGTCGGCAACTGCGCAGCGCGCTTTCGCGAGCGCTTCCCCTTTTGCAAGGGCTGCCCGCCCGTGCCCTCGCAGATCGCGCGCACCATCGCCGGCGGCCGGACATTCGACGATTAA
- a CDS encoding sodium/proline symporter: protein MGVIIAVIVAYMALMLGIGWAASKKVKTSRDYLIGGKKFGVLLTAMAHQAAGLSGWLFLAWSSQVASMGLAAVWTSVSSGFAPFVNFFALAKKVSRFTGLSGAKSFIDLIEARYYDEDKRVIRVISAVIIFVSITVYMASQLMAAGTTFKAILGWDYKWSIILATAIVTLYTSAGGLLAVVWTDFIQGCLMIFAVLAGAYVAFSQTGSIADIFAAVGQVDAAKMNIWINLWTIVGLLSAGLLGYMGQPQLVQMFMGMENPADSRKSAMVAGCTGVFMLFATLFINMACMVLFPDSADKNTNFIRLIMTYTPKILVGIVTAAILAAVMSSADALLHVVNTTVCQDFYNKLFKNGTANDRDVVLVGRVTALIVGAAAAWIAFNPFEGILWVNWWAWGGLSTFAPVILIGLYWKRATREGAIAALIGGFAGSALWFAAGYYKWLHLTFVAFSAAAILLVVVSWLTSPPPARVQEMVERLRSR from the coding sequence ATGGGTGTCATCATCGCGGTCATTGTCGCGTATATGGCGCTGATGCTGGGCATTGGCTGGGCGGCGTCGAAAAAGGTGAAGACGTCAAGAGACTATCTGATCGGTGGCAAAAAGTTCGGTGTACTGCTGACGGCAATGGCGCATCAGGCGGCAGGGTTGAGCGGCTGGCTGTTTTTGGCCTGGTCGAGCCAGGTGGCGTCGATGGGGTTGGCCGCCGTGTGGACTTCGGTTTCGTCGGGTTTCGCGCCGTTCGTCAACTTCTTTGCGTTGGCCAAAAAGGTCAGCCGTTTCACGGGGCTTTCGGGGGCGAAGAGTTTTATCGACCTGATCGAAGCGCGCTACTACGACGAGGACAAAAGGGTCATCCGTGTAATTTCGGCGGTGATTATCTTCGTCTCCATCACGGTTTATATGGCCTCGCAGCTGATGGCGGCGGGCACGACATTCAAAGCGATTCTCGGCTGGGATTACAAATGGTCCATCATTCTCGCCACGGCGATCGTGACGCTCTACACTTCCGCCGGCGGTCTGCTGGCGGTGGTGTGGACCGATTTCATTCAGGGGTGCCTGATGATTTTCGCCGTGCTGGCAGGGGCTTACGTGGCGTTCAGCCAAACCGGCAGCATCGCCGATATTTTCGCCGCAGTGGGCCAGGTCGATGCGGCGAAAATGAACATCTGGATCAATCTGTGGACGATCGTGGGGCTGCTTTCAGCCGGGCTGCTGGGCTACATGGGGCAGCCTCAGTTGGTGCAGATGTTCATGGGCATGGAGAATCCCGCCGACTCGCGCAAGTCGGCAATGGTGGCTGGCTGCACGGGTGTGTTCATGCTGTTCGCAACGCTGTTCATCAACATGGCCTGCATGGTGCTGTTTCCCGACTCCGCCGACAAGAACACGAACTTTATCCGGCTGATCATGACCTATACGCCCAAAATCCTCGTGGGCATCGTCACGGCGGCGATTCTCGCGGCGGTGATGTCATCGGCCGACGCGCTGCTGCATGTGGTCAACACGACGGTATGTCAGGATTTCTACAACAAGCTGTTCAAAAACGGCACAGCGAACGACCGCGACGTGGTGCTGGTCGGTCGCGTCACGGCACTGATCGTCGGCGCTGCGGCTGCCTGGATCGCTTTCAATCCCTTCGAGGGCATTCTCTGGGTGAACTGGTGGGCCTGGGGTGGGCTGTCGACCTTCGCCCCCGTCATTCTCATCGGGCTGTACTGGAAGCGCGCCACGCGCGAGGGAGCCATTGCCGCATTGATCGGCGGCTTCGCCGGCTCGGCGCTGTGGTTCGCCGCAGGTTACTATAAGTGGCTGCATCTGACGTTCGTGGCGTTTTCCGCCGCCGCCATCCTGCTGGTGGTCGTGAGCTGGCTGACGTCGCCGCCGCCGGCCCGTGTGCAGGAAATGGTTGAAAGGCTGAGAAGCCGATGA